Within the Amycolatopsis camponoti genome, the region CGCGACGCAGATGGTGAACTTCGCCTACCTCATCGGCGACCGGGACACCCAGGACGCGGTGCTCGTCGACCCGGCCTACGCCGTGCAGGACCTGCTCGATGTCCTCGACGCCGATGGCATGCGGCTCACCGGGGTCCTCGCCACCCACCACCACCCCGATCACGTCGGCGGCGAGATGATGGGCTTCGAGCTGCCCGGCATCGCCGAGCTGCTCGCGCTCCGGCCGGTGCCGATCCACGTCAACGGCGCCGAGACCGAGTGGGTCCGCCGCGTGACCGGGGTCGAGGACACCGATCTGCGCGCGCACGACCACGACGACGTCCTCGAGGTCGGCTCGATCCCCGTCCGGATGCTGCACACACCCGGCCACACGCCCGGCAGCCAGTGCTTCCTCGTCGAAGACAAGCTCGTCTCCGGCGACACGCTCTTCCTCGAAGGGTGCGGGCGCACCGACTTCCCCGGCGGCGACGCCGAGGAGATCTACCGCAGCCTGCAGGCCCTCGCCGGCCTGCCCGGCGACCCCGTCGTCTACCCCGGGCACCAGTACTCCGCCGAACCGTCGGCCGCGCTCTCCGACGTCAAGCGCACCAACTTCGTCTACCGGCCGCGGTCGCTCGACGAATGGAAGGTCATGTTCGGCGGCTGATCAAGGTGTTCCACGGGGTGAAACACCGCTGTTTCACGGACTGGGCGGCGATTGACTTCGCCTGACCGGGGCCCGAATGTCGGGAGCACGCAAGCCCCGAACATCCCCGTCCCCGGGAGAAATCCGTGTCGATTTCCACCACGGGCGTGCTTCCGCGCGCCCGGAAACGCGCCGAAGGGCCGCCACGCCGGATCGCGTGGCGGCCCGACCTGCGGCGCTGGATCAGCCCGGTGGTGCTCGTCGCCGCCTGGCAGATCGCCAGTGCCACCGGCGTATTGCCGCCCGACAAGCTCAGTTCACCGTGGACGGTCGTGCGGGCCGGCGTCGAAGTCGCGCGCAGCGGCGAACTCGGCAACGCCTTCCTGGTGTCGCTCGGTCGCGTCGGCGCCGGGTTCGCGATCGGGGCCGTCATCGGCGTGGTGCTGGGCATCGTCTCCGGGCTGTCCCGCTGGGGTGAGGTGCTGGTCGACCCGCCGGTGCAGATGCTGCGGACGCTGCCGTTCCTCGGCCTGATCCCGCTGTTCATCCTGTGGTTCGGCATCGGCGAGGAGACCAAGATCGTGCTGGTCGCCCTGGGGGTGGCCTTCCCGCTCTACCTGAACGTCCACTCGGGAATCCGCGGTGCCGACCCGAACCTCGTCGAGGCGTCCCGGGCGCTCGGGTTCAGCCGGGCGGAACGGCTCTGGCACGTGGTGATCCCCGGTGCGTTGCCGCAGGCGCTCGTCGGGTTGCGGCAGTCGCTCGGCATCGCCTGGCTGGCGTTGATCGTGGGCGAGACGGTCAACGCCGACGCCGGCGTCGGCTACCTCATCAACAACGCGCGCGAGTTCCTGCGCACCGATGTCGTGGTCGTCGGTCTCGTTCTGTACGCCCTGCTCGGCCTGGTCACCGACGCGCTGGTCCGGCTGCTGGAACGGAAGGTGCTGCGGTGGCGAACCCGGTAGCCGAGGTCCGGGACCTCACGAAGAAGTTCGGCGAGCGGACCATTCTCAGCGGACTCGATCTGACCGTCGACCGCGGTGAGTTCGTCGCGCTGCTGGGCCGCAGTGGTTCCGGCAAGTCGACGCTCCTGCGGGTGCTGGCCGGTCTGGATGACGACGTCGAAGGGCGCGCGGAAGTGACCGGGACGGTTTCGGTCGCCTTCCAGCAGCCGAGACTGCTGCCGTGGCGGAAGGTCTGGCGCAACGTCGTCCTCGGCCTGCG harbors:
- a CDS encoding MBL fold metallo-hydrolase, with the protein product MADRLYFRQLLAGRDFAVGDPVATQMVNFAYLIGDRDTQDAVLVDPAYAVQDLLDVLDADGMRLTGVLATHHHPDHVGGEMMGFELPGIAELLALRPVPIHVNGAETEWVRRVTGVEDTDLRAHDHDDVLEVGSIPVRMLHTPGHTPGSQCFLVEDKLVSGDTLFLEGCGRTDFPGGDAEEIYRSLQALAGLPGDPVVYPGHQYSAEPSAALSDVKRTNFVYRPRSLDEWKVMFGG
- a CDS encoding ABC transporter permease; protein product: MSISTTGVLPRARKRAEGPPRRIAWRPDLRRWISPVVLVAAWQIASATGVLPPDKLSSPWTVVRAGVEVARSGELGNAFLVSLGRVGAGFAIGAVIGVVLGIVSGLSRWGEVLVDPPVQMLRTLPFLGLIPLFILWFGIGEETKIVLVALGVAFPLYLNVHSGIRGADPNLVEASRALGFSRAERLWHVVIPGALPQALVGLRQSLGIAWLALIVGETVNADAGVGYLINNAREFLRTDVVVVGLVLYALLGLVTDALVRLLERKVLRWRTR